A stretch of the Flavobacterium sp. 5 genome encodes the following:
- a CDS encoding alpha-L-arabinofuranosidase, translating into MKPHTIYRLFKNCYLLLVATSLFSCSKDNGNESESTPTPTPEEVIVKPIDPGVASTVGFFLDNWKAKVYAAPAYTVATLPASISATVTVDASKIIAKVPTSIFGQNANNWSGKLNESSFVTDMTNLEPHIVRLPGGSGSDCYFWNAVDAASPGVPDGYIDKDGNKQGFTFGKTNENWRPTIDDYYTMLSNTKNRGIITCNYGYARYGTGKDPVMDAAKLAADWVTYDNGRTEYWEIGNENYADWEAGYRIDISRNKDGQPEILTGKLYAQHFKVFAREMRKAAKAIGKIIKIGAVMQESPTQSYQVENTKTWNAKMLPEINSDSETAPDYYIVHNYITPYNENSTAATIIKAASTVPSEMMTFVSNELKINNAVSKPFAFTEWNMWAKDQKQQVSNVSGLFAVIVQAEAIKNKYGLAARWDLANGWDNGNDHGLFSRGEPGIADWTPRPSFYHMYFFQKYLGDKLVPTTVSGNQDIKAYGSVYDTGQSNVTLINASATAQNVEIKTKNISVGSRFYWYTLSGESDNGEFSRKVKVNDQGTTNIAGGPKDYKTIKAKSATTDKGIKVTIPAWSSVFLVIDKK; encoded by the coding sequence ATGAAACCACATACTATTTATCGTTTATTTAAAAATTGTTATTTGCTTTTAGTAGCAACCTCATTGTTTTCTTGCTCAAAAGATAATGGTAACGAATCTGAAAGCACTCCAACACCAACACCAGAAGAAGTAATTGTAAAACCAATTGATCCAGGGGTTGCCAGTACTGTTGGTTTCTTTTTAGATAATTGGAAAGCTAAAGTTTATGCTGCACCAGCATATACTGTTGCGACTTTACCTGCTTCAATATCTGCGACCGTTACCGTCGATGCATCAAAAATAATTGCTAAAGTTCCGACTTCAATTTTTGGACAGAATGCTAACAATTGGTCTGGAAAATTAAATGAGTCCAGTTTTGTAACCGATATGACAAATTTAGAACCACATATAGTAAGATTGCCAGGAGGAAGCGGCAGTGATTGTTATTTTTGGAATGCTGTAGATGCTGCCTCTCCAGGTGTTCCAGATGGCTATATTGACAAGGATGGAAACAAACAAGGATTTACATTTGGTAAAACAAACGAAAATTGGAGACCTACTATAGATGATTATTATACAATGTTATCTAATACAAAAAATAGAGGAATTATAACTTGTAATTATGGTTATGCTAGATACGGTACAGGCAAAGACCCCGTAATGGATGCTGCTAAATTAGCTGCAGATTGGGTAACTTATGATAATGGCAGAACAGAGTATTGGGAAATTGGGAATGAAAATTATGCTGATTGGGAAGCAGGATATCGTATTGATATTTCAAGAAATAAAGATGGACAGCCAGAGATTTTAACGGGAAAGCTTTATGCACAGCATTTTAAGGTGTTTGCAAGAGAAATGCGAAAAGCGGCCAAAGCAATTGGGAAAATAATTAAAATTGGAGCTGTTATGCAGGAATCTCCAACTCAGTCTTATCAAGTTGAAAATACAAAGACTTGGAATGCTAAGATGTTGCCTGAAATTAATTCAGATTCGGAAACTGCTCCTGATTATTATATTGTACACAATTATATAACGCCTTACAACGAAAATTCTACAGCAGCAACCATTATTAAAGCTGCTTCTACAGTACCTTCAGAAATGATGACGTTTGTAAGTAATGAATTGAAAATTAATAATGCAGTTTCAAAACCTTTTGCATTTACAGAATGGAATATGTGGGCTAAAGACCAGAAGCAACAGGTTTCAAACGTGAGTGGTCTTTTTGCAGTAATTGTGCAGGCTGAAGCTATAAAAAACAAATATGGATTAGCTGCCAGATGGGATCTAGCAAATGGATGGGATAATGGAAATGATCACGGACTATTTAGTAGAGGAGAACCTGGAATAGCAGATTGGACACCCAGACCCTCTTTTTATCATATGTATTTCTTTCAAAAGTATTTGGGAGATAAGTTGGTTCCAACTACAGTTTCAGGAAATCAAGACATTAAGGCTTATGGTTCTGTATATGATACAGGACAATCGAATGTTACTTTGATAAATGCTTCTGCTACAGCTCAGAATGTAGAAATTAAGACTAAAAATATTTCAGTGGGATCCCGTTTTTACTGGTATACTTTATCTGGAGAAAGTGATAACGGAGAATTTTCTAGAAAAGTAAAAGTTAACGATCAGGGAACAACTAATATTGCCGGAGGGCCAAAGGATTATAAGACTATAAAGGCAAAATCTGCAACTACAGATAAAGGTATAAAAGTTACAATTCCTGCATGGTCAAGTGTATTTTTAGTCATTGATAAAAAATAA
- a CDS encoding GMP reductase, producing the protein MRIETDLKLGFKDVMIRPKRSTLKSRSEVSLEQNFKFLHSTSVWTGIPIMAANMDTVGTFEMATVLAKEKLFTAIHKHYSPQEWNDFLQKVSPDFYNYIAISTGTGKEDSVKIATIIKVNPLIRFICIDVANGYSEHFVQFLKQTRKQYPDKVIIAGNVVTGEMVEELLLAGADIVKVGIGPGSVCTTRVKTGVGYPQLSAIIECADAAHGLGGHIISDGGCSTPGDVAKAFGAGSDFVMLGGMLAGHTESGGELIEISGQKFKQFYGMSSTTAMDKHVGGVAEYRASEGKTVQVPFKGLVINTLLDILGGLRSTCTYVGASRLKELTKRTTFIRVSEQENQVFTK; encoded by the coding sequence ATGAGAATAGAAACTGATTTGAAGTTAGGGTTTAAAGATGTAATGATCAGACCCAAAAGATCCACTTTGAAAAGCAGATCCGAAGTCTCTTTGGAACAGAATTTTAAATTTTTGCACAGTACGTCTGTCTGGACTGGAATTCCAATTATGGCGGCCAATATGGATACAGTTGGGACTTTTGAAATGGCAACAGTTTTGGCCAAAGAGAAATTATTTACAGCAATCCATAAACATTATTCCCCTCAGGAATGGAATGATTTTCTGCAAAAAGTTTCTCCAGATTTTTATAATTATATCGCAATAAGTACAGGAACAGGAAAAGAAGATTCTGTAAAAATTGCTACTATTATAAAGGTAAATCCATTGATTCGATTTATCTGCATTGATGTTGCCAATGGGTATTCAGAACACTTTGTTCAGTTTTTGAAGCAAACCCGCAAACAATACCCCGATAAAGTTATCATTGCTGGCAATGTCGTTACAGGCGAAATGGTTGAAGAACTTTTATTAGCCGGAGCCGATATTGTAAAAGTTGGAATAGGACCTGGTTCTGTTTGTACCACTCGTGTAAAAACGGGAGTTGGATATCCGCAGCTTTCTGCAATTATAGAATGTGCTGATGCTGCTCACGGTTTAGGAGGGCATATTATTAGCGATGGAGGCTGTTCGACGCCTGGAGATGTTGCTAAAGCTTTTGGGGCAGGTTCAGATTTTGTGATGTTGGGAGGAATGCTAGCAGGACATACCGAAAGTGGGGGAGAACTAATCGAAATTAGCGGGCAAAAATTCAAGCAATTTTACGGAATGAGTTCTACAACCGCAATGGATAAACATGTTGGTGGTGTTGCCGAATATAGAGCAAGCGAAGGAAAAACAGTTCAGGTCCCTTTTAAAGGTTTGGTTATAAATACCCTATTGGATATTTTAGGAGGTTTACGAAGTACGTGTACTTATGTCGGCGCTTCAAGATTAAAAGAACTAACTAAAAGAACCACATTTATAAGAGTAAGTGAACAAGAAAATCAGGTTTTTACCAAATAA
- a CDS encoding GNAT family N-acetyltransferase translates to MITILEATSNDIKTIQDIVYTTWPLTYGEILSLEQLQYMLDLFYSEDVLKKQMVEKEQLFYLIQDDNDSVLGFIGIEHNYQNKAFTKIHKIYLLTETQGKGIGKLTIETIGKLARENKSTSLLLNVNRFNKALHFYEKIGFKVIDEVNIEIGNGFLMEDYIMEKLI, encoded by the coding sequence ATGATTACAATTTTAGAAGCAACTAGCAACGATATTAAAACAATTCAGGATATAGTTTATACTACTTGGCCACTAACGTATGGTGAAATTTTATCTTTAGAGCAACTGCAATACATGTTAGATTTGTTTTATTCTGAGGATGTTTTAAAGAAACAAATGGTTGAAAAAGAGCAACTGTTTTATTTGATTCAAGATGACAACGACTCAGTATTAGGGTTTATTGGAATTGAACATAATTATCAGAACAAGGCATTCACAAAAATTCATAAAATATATCTTTTAACAGAAACTCAAGGCAAAGGAATTGGAAAATTAACTATTGAAACCATTGGAAAATTAGCGAGAGAAAATAAATCTACTTCACTTTTATTAAATGTAAATCGATTTAATAAAGCTTTACATTTCTATGAAAAAATTGGCTTTAAAGTTATTGATGAAGTTAATATCGAAATTGGAAATGGTTTTCTGATGGAGGATTATATTATGGAGAAACTAATTTAG